ACCCACATTCAATTGAAACACCCCTTCCCATAATCCAAAATATATTTTTCATCTGTTACCCCCCCAACAACCGCTTCTCACGTTCGATTAGCTCGCGTTCGTGTTCGAGTTCTTTTTTTAGTTCTGCTTCGGTGGGAAGGTGTAATTTATATTTTGAAGCAAAGAGACGCTTGGAACCTTTGAGCATCGAATATTTTACAATGGTTTCGTTCTTTTCGGAGCAAAGCACGATACCAATGGTTGGATTATCGCCCTTGCCTCGCATTTTATCTTCGAAATAACGAACATAAAAATCCATTTGACCAACGTCTTGGTGAGTTAGTCGGCCTATTTTAAGATCGATCAAAATAAAACACTTAAGAACATAGTTATAAAAAACCAGATCGATATAAAAATGCTCTGTGTCTGCTGAAATTCGGTGCTGTCGTCCAACGAACGAAAAGCCTCGCCCTAATTCCAAAAGGAAATCTTGCAACTTGCCAATCAAGAGACTTTCTAAGTCTTTTTCTTGAAGCACGGCATCTCGTTTCACATTTAAAAATTCCAAAACTAATGGATCCTTAATTAAATCTTCAGGGCAAGCTGGAATTTCTAGTTTATTGGTTTCTTCTTTTAGCAAGGTTCTATTTTTACTGGAAAGTAACCGTTCATAATAAAAGGAGTTAATCTGGCGCTCCAGCTGGCGGGTACTCCAATTGCTGGCTATCGCTTCTTCTAGGTAATATTTACGAGCTTCTTCTTTTTCGACTTTAAGCAGAAGGCGATAATGAGTCCAACTTAGTTCTGGCCTTAAAAAAGGCATCTTCAATTGGTCACTCACTGCGTGACCTTTTTGTTTAATTGAATCCTGGTCACTCAGTGAGTGACCAATTGGAAATGCTAAGTAAAATTGACGGAAATACTTAAGGTTTGTTAATGAATATCCCTCTCCAAACTCCTGGGTAAGTTTTTCAGCCAAAGACATAAGTAGATGCTCACCATAACCTGCCCTGGTTTCTCCTTTTTGCTCTTCCTCGACAATCAACCGCCCTACATTCCAATATGCCTCCACCATAATAAAGTTGACCGCACGATAAGCTTTGCCCCTGGCCTGTTCAATGACTTCTCGAATTTGGGAATAAAATTCCTGTTGGAGCGAAGGCGGCTGTTGTTTAAGGGTTAATGCTTTTGTCTTTTTGGGGCTTTTCATAGGATTTTCGTTGGCAATCTATGACGAGAGGATAAAAAAGGCAAACTGAAGATTTTTTTGAATATTGACACATCATCATGACAGCACTAGCCTAAAAATTGCATGACGAACGAAAGAAATAAAACTGAGTTTTTTTAAGTTGAGCATAATAAAATTTTTGGTTGCTTTGAATTTTGGGATTGGCACTTCCCAAATTACTTTCAATGTACTTTTGCATATCCTTTCAGAACTTGGTTATACTTTTAAAATTACCGCCAAGAAAGCAAACCTAAGAGGGCCTAAAGACTAGCATCGAAGCCATAGCGGCATGACAATCAAGAAAACACTTCAAGATCTCTGCTTGGTTTATTCTGACTTATCTTCAAGGTTCAAAAAAACTCCTCATTGAAATTTTTTCAACAAAATTTTCAAAATGGGGACATTGCTTTCGCGTACTTTATTAAGTTCTGAGGGTGAATTTACCCTAACCATTTTCCCTTCAATTTCAGACTTCGTTATCAATTCAACAATATGTTGTTCAACCAATGAAGATGAAAAAAAATCAAAGTGAAGTTTTGAATGGGAAAATTCATTGTGAATTAGTTGCAATCTTGGATTAATTTCCTTACGTTCAAGCCATCCTAAATAACTTATTGTAGTATTTTTATTTGGAAGAAGTGCTTTATTCCGATTAAATATATATTCCCCTGTATCAATTTTTACTTCAGGATCTCCAAAGAGAGCTGCCGCTAGATCTTTAAAATTCCCCGTTACAATGCCAGACCCACAGGTAATAAATCCTAATGGAATCTTTAAAGATTGGTATTTTTTTAATTGTTTTCCTGCTTTTCCAATATTATCTCGAATTCTTTGTTTTTCATTTAATGAACCTCCTATTTTAGACAGACCTTTGTTTACTTGCTTTTGAATTTTTTCTGCATTTTTCATCTCCTTCAATTCAATAATCGAACATTTATGATATTTGTGAATGAGTTTATAATCGGCATGAATATCTTGTTGATTTAGCTTACCTTTATCCAAGGATTTCCATTTAAGATTAGGAATCAAATTTAATAACTCTTCTAATAATTTTACTGAATACATATAAATTATGAATTTCGAATTCTTGGTTAAATTCTAATTTTCTAACAATCGCTTCCCACGTTCGACTAGCTCACGTTCGTGTTCGAGTTCTTTTTTTAGTTCTGCTTCGGTGGGAAGATGCAATTTATATAAAGTGCGGTTTCGGAAAAGCTATCCCATTGCTATGATTGCTGGATTTAGGACTCAATTTGACCGATTTGAGTTCTCAAACTAGGCAAATCGTTTTCCAAAATATGCCAAATAATCCCTAAATCAATACCAAAATATTCATGAATGATTCTATGCCTGAGTCCAATTATTTTTTCCCATTCGATGGCACTATGCTTAGTTTTAAAGTCAGTTGGCAAACGGTTGGCTGCTTCACCGATAATTTCTAAGTTTCTTACGACGGCATCGATAGTTTTATGATCGTTATGAAAAGCTTCTTCTGAAAGACCTGACTTATAATCAAAAATTTTATCAAGTGCCTCTTTGATGTCAGCAATAAGCAAGCCCGAACTACGTTTAGACATCAATTAACTCCGCTTCAACAATTTTAAGATAATGAGGTTTAATAGCTTTAAATGAAACAACATCGGTAGGTACCCCAATTGTTTTTTCAATTTGGTTGGCTAAAGTGACAAATTCCAACCCGATAGAGGGTTTTACCTCTACCAACACATCTACATCACTATTCTCGTTTTGGTCTCCTCTTGCATACGAACCAAACAACGCAAGACGTGTAAGGGGATACTTCTTCTGAAGAGACCCTTTTATGCCTGATAATGCTGCAATTATTTCTTCACGCGTTTTCATGAGCCAAAGCCAAGTATCTATAAAAACAATTTTAAAATCAACAGATTATTGATTATAGCAAATCAGTAGGAAGGTATAATTTATACAAGGAAGATTCCGCGCCTTGCTCGGAATGACATAAGAAACATCGATATTGACTTCTCCAGCCATACGACACTAATAAAAAAGTATGTCGGAACCCATTACAATCACCCTGAATGGCAAACTTTTTCCCCTGCAAAGTGCTATGGAATTGCAAAACTTAGTGGCTCAATTGGGGGTGAAGGGGGCCTTTGCGGTGGCGGTGAATGATGAGGTGGTTGCGAAATCAGATTTGACGAAGGTCGTGTTGAAACAAGGCGATGTGGTAGAAATTATTCACCCGGTGGCAGGAGGTTAAATGACGGCAAAGGCAAATATTGCGATTATTGGGGGTGGTATTGCGGGTTTGTCGGCGGCATGGGCTTTACAAAATAAGGGGGCACGCGTCACGCTCTTTGAAGCAGGTGAAGTGGGGCAAGGTTGCAGCTATAAGGCAGCCGGGATGATCACGCCCATTAGTGAAACTCATTTCGGAGAAGAAAAACTTCTAAAACTTTTTTTAAATAGCCTCGCACTTTACCCTGAATTTGTAAAAAATATTGAAAAGGCATCGGGCTTGGAAGTTGATTTTCATCAAACCGGTTCGTTACTCGTGGCGATTGATCCGGATGATGAAAAAGAATTACAGAGGCTCTATGATTATCAAAAAGAATTAGACCTGCCCACCACTTGGCTCACCAAAGAAGAAGTTTTAACTCAGGTTCCTTTTTTAAGCCCAAATATTCAGGCAGGGATTCGTGCCCACAAAGAATTATTTTTGAGTAATCGAAAATTAATCCGCGCTTTAAAGCAGGCCTTGCAAAATAACGGTGCGACCATTTTAGAAAATCAAAAGGTGGAAGATCTGTGGATTGAAAATCAACAATGTAAAGGGGTTGTGTGCGCTGACCAAAAACAAACCTTTGAGCAAGTCGTGATATGCAGCGGCTTGCAGAATCAATTTCCATCGCTACCTCATGACGTATTGCCTGCTTTGCATCCGGTAAAAGGCCAGGCCCTCTGTTTAAAAACAAAAGGGCCCTATCAATTTGATATGGCCGTGCGCAGTATTCATCGCTATCCGGTGTATTTAGTACCTCGTTCTGATGGGCATTTAGTGGTAGGCGCTACAATGGAAGACATGGGTTATGATGAAACGGTTACCGCGGGGGCCATGATGGATCTACTTTATGGGACGTGGCGGATTTTTCCGGCCAGTTACGAATTTCCGGTGGTAGAAACCTGGGCGGGTTTGCGCCCTGCCACCAATGATCACAAGCCCGTGATCGGCCCCACTCGCATTAAAGCTTTAAGTTGTGCCTTAGGGTTGTATCGGCACGGATTCTTGCTTGCGCCCATGGTGGGAAAATTGATAGCCGAGGTTTTATGAGTTGGTCATTAGCTGGGAAAATTTATCAGTCGAGACTTTTACTGGGTACGGCTGGGTTTCCGGATTTAGAAAAATTATCCCAGGCCATCACACTGTCGGGCTGCGAGATTTGCACGGTTGCGGTGCGGCGAGTAAATTTAGAAACTCACTCTGAATCAGGGCTGCTTCCTCTATTAAAAAGTCATGGCTTAACGATTTTACCCAATACTGCTGGCTGTTATACGGCCAAAGAAGCTGAACTAACCACCGAACTGGCAAGTAGTGCCCTTCAAACCAAGCTGGTGAAATTAGAAGTGATTCAAGACCCCTACAATCTTTTACCCAACGGCCCTGAATTATTAAAGGCCGCTAAAACACTTGTGGCTAAAGGATTTGCTGTCATGGCCTATGCCCTTGATGACCCTCTGCTTTGCCAAGAACTTTTTGAGATTGGTTGTGTGGCGGTTATGCCCATGGGTTCACCCATTGGTTCAGGCCAGGGCATACTGCATCCAAAAACCATTGAAGAAATTCGCAAAAGAGTTAAAGTTCCTTTGATTATCGATGCTGGGATTGGTACAGCCAGTGATGTGGCTAAAAGTATGGAGCTAGGCTGCGATGCGGTTTTGACCAATACCGCTATTGCCAAGGCTAAAGATCCGGCCAAAATGGCCCAAAGCATGAAACTAGCCATTGAAGCTGGTCAATTGGCCTATGCTGCTGGAAGGATCCCTGAGAAAAATTATGCCACGCCTTCTTCCCCAATGGAGGGAAGGATAGCTTTTGGGGAACGAGGAAAGTAATTATGAAAAAATTAACCTTTAATCCTTCGTATGCACCCTTTGCTAATTCTAAAAAGATTTATCTGCCGGGAAATCTCTACCCCAAGCTTCGCGTACCTGTACGCCAAATTAGTTTAACTCCTCCCAACGAACCCTTCAATGTTTATGATACGTCGGGAGCTTACACCGATCCCAATGTCTCCATCGACATTCGCGAGGGTTTGCCAACCCATCGAAAATCGTGGGTCACGGAGCGTCGTGGCAATGTTACGCAAATGCATTATGCCAAACAGGGCATCATCACCCCCGAGATGGAATATGTGGCGATTCGTGAAGGGTTTGCCCCTGAATATGTGCGTGATGAAATCGCTCGCGGCCGCGCCATCATCCCTGCCAATATTCGGCATGTTGAATTAGAACCCATGATCATTGGTCGAAATTTTAAAGTTAAGATTAACGCCAACATTGGTAACTCGGCCTTAGGCTCATCGATTGCCGAAGAAGTTGAAAAAATGATTTGGGCAACGAAGTGGGGTGCCGATACGGTGATGGATTTATCGACTGGTAAAAATATTCATGAAACTCGGGAATGGATTTTACGCAACAGCCCTGTGCCCATCGGCACCGTGCCCATTTATCAAGCCCTTGAAAAAGTCGATGGCAAAGCAGAGGCCCTCACCTGGGAAATTTTCCGCACTACGCTCATTGAACAAGCAGAACAAGGCGTGGATTATTTTACCATCCATGCGGGAGTTTTATTGCGTTATATTCCATTGACCGCTAAGCGAGTCACAGGGATTGTCAGCCGTGGGGGTTCGATCATGGCCAAATGGTGCCTCGCCCATCACCAAGAAAATTTTCTTTACACTCATTTCGAAGAAATTTGCGAAATCATGCAGGCCTATGATGTAAGTTTTAGTTTAGGCGATGGTTTAAGGCCAGGCAGCATTGCCGATGCCAACGATGCGGCACAATTTTCAGAACTCCAAACCTTGGGCGAACTCACTCAAGTTGCCTGGAAGCACGATGTGCAAGTGATGATTGAAGGCCCGGGCCATATCCCCATGCATCTCATTAAAGAAAACATGGATCGTGAGCTGGCCGATTGTTTTGAAGCACCCTTCTACACCTTGGGCCCTTTAACCACCGACATTGCACCCGGTTATGATCACATCACTTCGGCGATCGGGGCAGCGCAAATTGGTTGGTATGGTTGTGCCCTGCTCTGTTATGTAACCCCCAAAGAACATCTGGGATTGCCGAATCGCGATGATGTGCGAGAAGGAGTCATCGCCTATAAAATTGCCGCGCATGCCGCCGACCTTGCTAAACTTCATCCCCACGCCAAAGAGCGAGACGATGCCTTGTCTAAGGCACGTTTTGAATTTCGTTGGGAAGATCAATTTAATTTATCTTTAGACCCCGAACGGGCACGGAGCTACCACGACCAAACCTTACCGGCAGCCCCAGCTAAAACTGCTCACTTTTGCAGCATGTGCGGGCCTAATTTTTGCTCGATGAAAATCACCCAAGACGTGCGCGAATACGCTCGCATCCACCACTTAAGCCCCGAGTCCGCCTTAGAAAAAGGCTTAGAAGAAAAAGCCGAAGAATTCCGCAAAACTGGTAGTCTGTACCGGTAGAATAAACAAAACTTGAGTTGGCAGCGTGAGTAGGGTTGCTTCAACCCGTGCTCCGCTCCTCGTATTCGCACCAAAAAAGTGTTGGTTTACGATGAAGTTGGAGTATTCCCTCTGGTCATCCTCCAGCTTCAGTAAACCAACACTTTTTTGGTGCTCATGACTCGTCGCTCTCGCACAAAGGGTTTCAGCAACCCTACTCACGCTGCCAACTCAAGTTTTGTTTATTCTATATCTATACCAAATAAGATAATAATCTTAAAAAAATTTCTCCCCTGTAGGCTCCACCTAATAACTGGTACATTCTTTGCTTTCTAAAGCATAGGAACATTAACGAATTTATTCGAACGTGAAAAACAGACTTGTTAATTATCACAATATTGATATAATCATATGCCAATAGTTGAAGTTATCTTTTTTAAAGATGAAAAGAGACAATGCCCGGTTTTAGAGTGGTTAAATACCTTACCACAAAAAATCGAAGCTAAAGCTAGGGCTCGTATTGAAGAGCTTGCAAAACTAGGGCATGAATTACGAAGGCCTTTGGCAGATTATTTACGAGATAACATTTACGAGCTAAGATGGAGGTATCATTCAGTTAATTATCGAATCCTTTATTTCTTTTATCAAAGGACAACGGTTGTTCTCTCTCATGGATTTACTAAAGAACATATTGTCCCTCCTAAGGAAATCGAAGTAGCAATAAAAAATAAAAAACTGTTTGAAAGTAACCCGGAGAAGTACAGTTATGAGACAGCATCGTACGAAAACTAGAAACGCCCTTGAAATTCTCAAGAGACGGGCCGAAAAAGATCCAAAACTACAAAAACACTACCAAGAAGAAAAACTCAACTTACGTATTGCTATTTTAATCCGTGAGGCCCGAGAAGCAGCTGGGTTTACCCAAACTCAGCTAGCTAAATTGATCGGTACCCAGCAATCAGTCATTTCTCGCCTAGAAGATGCCGACTACGAAGGTCACTCGCTTACCATACTCCAAAAAATCGCCCGTGCCCTCAACAAAACCCTCATACTTAATTTTCAAAAAACCCGAGCTGCGTAATAAAAACGTCCGCAAAACCGGCGGCTTGTACCGGTAGAATAAATAAGACTTAAAGGGGCAGCGTGAGTAGGGTTGCTGAAACCCTTTGTGCGAGAGCGACGAGTCATGAGCATCAAAAAAGTGTTGGTTTACTGAAGTTGGAGGATGACCAGAGGGAATACTCCAACTTCATCGTAAACCAACACTTTTTTGATGCGAATACGAGGAGTCCTTCGCCAAGCCTCAGGATAAATTCCGCACGGGTTGAAGCAACCCTACTCACGCTGCCCCTTTAAGTCTTATTTATTCTAACGCTCGGTCGTTGAGGGTCCAATTAAAGGGGCCGTAAACAATCGAAATCTTCTCGGGTAGGCCTTTTTGATAAGAACGAATGAGCATTTCAATATTTCCTAACTCTTCACGATGCCAATCTAAATACCCCGTTACAAACAAACGTTTCTTTTTAGGGTCCCAAACTACATTGTAGGGTTCTTTTAAAAATCGAACGGCGGCTTCATCGAGCTGTTCTTCAATTTTATCACCACTATAGGCAAAGGGTGGTAAGCGCGCACCTCCTTGGGTGGCCAAAACCCTCGCCATGACCATCCGCGGGTCACGAATTTTTTTCTTAAAAATTTCTTGTTCGAAATCTAACAACGAATATTTTTTGCTGCCTATCTTCCATCTTTGTTCACTGAAAAAATTAGGGGCCTTTAAAGGCGAGGTTAGTGGATATTTTTCTAAAACTTGCCAAAGCACGATGGCATTATGGAGATTTAACCAGGCGGTGTTAATTTCGGTAGGATGGCCCAAGAGGTCAGGATTAATTTCACAAAGATCATCAATATAACTTTTGAGCAAAGCTAAATCTTCTTTATCGCGTTTGAGCGATTTGTAATCAACCAGGCCCTTCTTATCGACATATTTTCGTAAAATGCGATCTAATACTTCATGATTGATACGAATAATATCTTCGGGTGGGGGGGAGGCTTTGGGGATGGATTCAGGCTGCTCTTGTGGAACTTGGCCAAACGCGGTAGGAGAAAAGAGAAGAATAATAAGGAAGATCGCCGCGCTAACGCTCGCGATGACATGAATGGAAGATGAAGTTCGTTTACGATATTTCAAAATAGACCCTAAAGATGTGGTTTTTCTTAAAGCCATTTTAGAAAGCTATGAGGGCATGGCCATTTTACGCACCACCGATGAAGAACATAAAATCATCGAGGTTTGGATTAACCCCTATTTTTCAAAAGAAATCAATGCGGTGTTGCAGGAGCTTCAGTCAACCGTTCCAATGCATGAAGTTGCTTTTGAACAAAAGTTGCCTTGGGTTCCATAGCCGCCTTCAATTGGCCACAGGCACCTAAAATATCCCGGCCCCGACTTTGCCGCACATTAGTTTGAATGTCATGCTGATAAAGCACATTTTGAAAGCGATACGTTTGTTCGTCTGAAGTTCGCTCAAATCCACTTTCGGCAAAGGCATTAAAGGGAATAAGATTAACTTTAGCCAGCACACCTTTTAATAATTTAACCAGCCGTTCGGCATCTGCCAAAAAATCGTTAACCCCAGCTAATAACGTATATTCAAAGGTTACTGGGTAACCCGATATTTGACTATATTTTTTGCAAGCTTGCATAAGTCTTTTGAGATTGTACTTTCGATTCATAGGGATGAGTTGATCACGCATGACATCGGTAGTCCCCGTGAGCGAAACCGCAAGTTTTACATCGGAATCATGGGCAAATTGCTCGATCTGCGGCACCAGCCCACAGGTTGAAACCGTGACTCGGCGCTTGCCTATGCTCAAAGCATTTCGATCGATAATAATTTTTAAGGCATTAATCACGGTAGCATAATTATGAAAAGGTTCCCCCATCCCCATAAATACAAGGTTGGTGATCTTTTGTTCAGGTGATAATTGGCGAACACTAGCCATGATCTGTTCAATAATTTCAAATAAAGTGAGATTACGCATTAAACCTAAAGTGCTGGTTAAACAAAAAGCACAACCCATGGCACAACCTACTTGGGTGGAAATGCACAGAGTCATCCGATCAGCTTTAGGAATCAACACGCTCTCAAGGGTTTGCCCATCCGACAATTCATATAAAAATTTTCGAGTTCCATCGCTGCTCTCTTGAACTATTTTGGGAACCCAACGCTCAATGGTAAACATTGCGATGAGTCGCTCCCGCAATGCCTTAGAAAGATTGGTCATGGCATTGAAATCAGCCACATCAAATTGATAAAGCCATTTGACAATTTGAGTATACCGATACCCTTCAATACCCCACCCCGCTAAGGTTGTTTGCAACTGCTCTAAACTCAAATTCTTAATATTCGCTAATTCCATAAGAGACCCCCCTACCAAGATTTTTTTCGAAAAAAAATACGAGAATTCAGTGCTGGGAAAATACTAATTACCTAAAAAGTTTTTTTGAAGTCGGCAGAGGCTTCCAGGGGTCCGTGTCGCCTGGGGGTTACGGCCCCCAGGCGCACTCAAAGTCTCAGCTTTCACGACTATATAGCCATAGTGGTGAAAGCTGGAGTTTACCCTGAGCGAAGCGACAGGGACAAACCCCTTCCAGCCTCAGCCAACTTCAAAAAAACTTTTCATGTCTCTTCAAATATTTGAGAAGAAGTCTTTTCGAGGTAGGGAGGGGCCAAGGGAGAGCCTTTTAGCGCAGGAGGTCGGACGTAGGAGGGCTCAAAAATTTTATTGTTTTTTTGAATTAGAGGACGACAGAGGAGTACTCTAATTCAATTAAAAACAAAAAATTTTTTAGCCCGAGTAGGCCGACCGGGCGCGGGCTCTCCATTGGCCTCTCCCTGCCTCGAAAAGACGTGACTTTATTTGCAGATGAATTGAAGAATGAAATGGAAGATTCTGTCGCCATCATGGGTCCCTGCCTTCGCAGGGATGACATTGCTCAGAATGACAATCACTACATTGGCAAGGGAATAGGCAGATCGGCGATTTTGATTTGGGGGCGACGGGTGGTGCCGGTAATGGCAAGGGGCAAAAAACCTTGGGGGTTGCGCTTTTCGTTTAATTGAGTTTTGAAAAGGCCAATGTCAAAACTTTCGCCTAACATGCCACCCACCCATGAAAAAATGCGATCTTCTAGGGCTGACGCTAGTTTCATGTCGCCGGTTAAATTTAATTTGGTCTGCCCGGCTAAGGCACTCAATTGAACATCACCTTTGAGGTTGAGTTCTAAATCGCCCCCTTGCAAGACAAATTCACTTAATACCAATTTGCCTTGGTTGATCTTACCAACCACCTTAGAACCCTTTTTGCCACTTAATTGAATGGCAGGGAGCTGCATTTCACTCGCAATCGCATTAAATTTAAAGGGGTCGATCACTAAATTAACTAAATCAAGTTCAATGCTACCTTCACTTTTTTGAAAATTTTTGCCATCGCCTTTAAATTCTAAACTTCCTTCTAAGCTGCCTTTATAAGTAAAATCTTTGTCTTTCCATAATTGAAGATTGGCTAAACTCATTTCGTCAAATTCTAATTCGAGGGTTAGCTCATTACCACTTTGTTGAAACAATCCGCCCACTGATCCCTTATCCTGCTTAAGATCGAACTGCAGTTGAGTATTACCCAAGAGTAGGGGTAAAAAAGCTAAATTAATCTTCACTTTCGGGGATTGAAAAACCAAAACATCTTTTTCTTGGCCGCGTTTTAATACCTGCACTTTGAGAAAATAAAGATTCCCAAACATACTCACATCCATATCCCCGACTCTCAGTGCATAATCATTACCAATTTGCTTCTCAACTTCGGCTAGGATCTTAGATTTTAGGGCATCGTAGGGAAAAACAAAAAAGAGGA
This DNA window, taken from Deltaproteobacteria bacterium, encodes the following:
- a CDS encoding DUF4911 domain-containing protein, whose product is MVFLKAILESYEGMAILRTTDEEHKIIEVWINPYFSKEINAVLQELQSTVPMHEVAFEQKLPWVP
- the thiC gene encoding phosphomethylpyrimidine synthase ThiC, encoding MKKLTFNPSYAPFANSKKIYLPGNLYPKLRVPVRQISLTPPNEPFNVYDTSGAYTDPNVSIDIREGLPTHRKSWVTERRGNVTQMHYAKQGIITPEMEYVAIREGFAPEYVRDEIARGRAIIPANIRHVELEPMIIGRNFKVKINANIGNSALGSSIAEEVEKMIWATKWGADTVMDLSTGKNIHETREWILRNSPVPIGTVPIYQALEKVDGKAEALTWEIFRTTLIEQAEQGVDYFTIHAGVLLRYIPLTAKRVTGIVSRGGSIMAKWCLAHHQENFLYTHFEEICEIMQAYDVSFSLGDGLRPGSIADANDAAQFSELQTLGELTQVAWKHDVQVMIEGPGHIPMHLIKENMDRELADCFEAPFYTLGPLTTDIAPGYDHITSAIGAAQIGWYGCALLCYVTPKEHLGLPNRDDVREGVIAYKIAAHAADLAKLHPHAKERDDALSKARFEFRWEDQFNLSLDPERARSYHDQTLPAAPAKTAHFCSMCGPNFCSMKITQDVREYARIHHLSPESALEKGLEEKAEEFRKTGSLYR
- the thiO gene encoding glycine oxidase ThiO, coding for MTAKANIAIIGGGIAGLSAAWALQNKGARVTLFEAGEVGQGCSYKAAGMITPISETHFGEEKLLKLFLNSLALYPEFVKNIEKASGLEVDFHQTGSLLVAIDPDDEKELQRLYDYQKELDLPTTWLTKEEVLTQVPFLSPNIQAGIRAHKELFLSNRKLIRALKQALQNNGATILENQKVEDLWIENQQCKGVVCADQKQTFEQVVICSGLQNQFPSLPHDVLPALHPVKGQALCLKTKGPYQFDMAVRSIHRYPVYLVPRSDGHLVVGATMEDMGYDETVTAGAMMDLLYGTWRIFPASYEFPVVETWAGLRPATNDHKPVIGPTRIKALSCALGLYRHGFLLAPMVGKLIAEVL
- the rlmN gene encoding 23S rRNA (adenine(2503)-C(2))-methyltransferase RlmN produces the protein MELANIKNLSLEQLQTTLAGWGIEGYRYTQIVKWLYQFDVADFNAMTNLSKALRERLIAMFTIERWVPKIVQESSDGTRKFLYELSDGQTLESVLIPKADRMTLCISTQVGCAMGCAFCLTSTLGLMRNLTLFEIIEQIMASVRQLSPEQKITNLVFMGMGEPFHNYATVINALKIIIDRNALSIGKRRVTVSTCGLVPQIEQFAHDSDVKLAVSLTGTTDVMRDQLIPMNRKYNLKRLMQACKKYSQISGYPVTFEYTLLAGVNDFLADAERLVKLLKGVLAKVNLIPFNAFAESGFERTSDEQTYRFQNVLYQHDIQTNVRQSRGRDILGACGQLKAAMEPKATFVQKQLHALERLTEAPATPH
- a CDS encoding type II toxin-antitoxin system RelE/ParE family toxin encodes the protein MPIVEVIFFKDEKRQCPVLEWLNTLPQKIEAKARARIEELAKLGHELRRPLADYLRDNIYELRWRYHSVNYRILYFFYQRTTVVLSHGFTKEHIVPPKEIEVAIKNKKLFESNPEKYSYETASYEN
- a CDS encoding nucleotidyltransferase family protein is translated as MKTREEIIAALSGIKGSLQKKYPLTRLALFGSYARGDQNENSDVDVLVEVKPSIGLEFVTLANQIEKTIGVPTDVVSFKAIKPHYLKIVEAELIDV
- a CDS encoding DUF1016 domain-containing protein, whose product is MKSPKKTKALTLKQQPPSLQQEFYSQIREVIEQARGKAYRAVNFIMVEAYWNVGRLIVEEEQKGETRAGYGEHLLMSLAEKLTQEFGEGYSLTNLKYFRQFYLAFPIGHSLSDQDSIKQKGHAVSDQLKMPFLRPELSWTHYRLLLKVEKEEARKYYLEEAIASNWSTRQLERQINSFYYERLLSSKNRTLLKEETNKLEIPACPEDLIKDPLVLEFLNVKRDAVLQEKDLESLLIGKLQDFLLELGRGFSFVGRQHRISADTEHFYIDLVFYNYVLKCFILIDLKIGRLTHQDVGQMDFYVRYFEDKMRGKGDNPTIGIVLCSEKNETIVKYSMLKGSKRLFASKYKLHLPTEAELKKELEHERELIEREKRLLGG
- a CDS encoding thiazole synthase; translated protein: MSWSLAGKIYQSRLLLGTAGFPDLEKLSQAITLSGCEICTVAVRRVNLETHSESGLLPLLKSHGLTILPNTAGCYTAKEAELTTELASSALQTKLVKLEVIQDPYNLLPNGPELLKAAKTLVAKGFAVMAYALDDPLLCQELFEIGCVAVMPMGSPIGSGQGILHPKTIEEIRKRVKVPLIIDAGIGTASDVAKSMELGCDAVLTNTAIAKAKDPAKMAQSMKLAIEAGQLAYAAGRIPEKNYATPSSPMEGRIAFGERGK
- a CDS encoding DUF86 domain-containing protein; this translates as MSKRSSGLLIADIKEALDKIFDYKSGLSEEAFHNDHKTIDAVVRNLEIIGEAANRLPTDFKTKHSAIEWEKIIGLRHRIIHEYFGIDLGIIWHILENDLPSLRTQIGQIES
- the gspN gene encoding type II secretion system protein GspN, which codes for MNKKIQIVLFALTAFVLYIFFLFFVFPYDALKSKILAEVEKQIGNDYALRVGDMDVSMFGNLYFLKVQVLKRGQEKDVLVFQSPKVKINLAFLPLLLGNTQLQFDLKQDKGSVGGLFQQSGNELTLELEFDEMSLANLQLWKDKDFTYKGSLEGSLEFKGDGKNFQKSEGSIELDLVNLVIDPFKFNAIASEMQLPAIQLSGKKGSKVVGKINQGKLVLSEFVLQGGDLELNLKGDVQLSALAGQTKLNLTGDMKLASALEDRIFSWVGGMLGESFDIGLFKTQLNEKRNPQGFLPLAITGTTRRPQIKIADLPIPLPM
- a CDS encoding DUF547 domain-containing protein, which encodes MKYRKRTSSSIHVIASVSAAIFLIILLFSPTAFGQVPQEQPESIPKASPPPEDIIRINHEVLDRILRKYVDKKGLVDYKSLKRDKEDLALLKSYIDDLCEINPDLLGHPTEINTAWLNLHNAIVLWQVLEKYPLTSPLKAPNFFSEQRWKIGSKKYSLLDFEQEIFKKKIRDPRMVMARVLATQGGARLPPFAYSGDKIEEQLDEAAVRFLKEPYNVVWDPKKKRLFVTGYLDWHREELGNIEMLIRSYQKGLPEKISIVYGPFNWTLNDRALE
- a CDS encoding helix-turn-helix domain-containing protein codes for the protein MRQHRTKTRNALEILKRRAEKDPKLQKHYQEEKLNLRIAILIREAREAAGFTQTQLAKLIGTQQSVISRLEDADYEGHSLTILQKIARALNKTLILNFQKTRAA
- the thiS gene encoding sulfur carrier protein ThiS, with protein sequence MSEPITITLNGKLFPLQSAMELQNLVAQLGVKGAFAVAVNDEVVAKSDLTKVVLKQGDVVEIIHPVAGG